A genomic segment from Salvia splendens isolate huo1 chromosome 13, SspV2, whole genome shotgun sequence encodes:
- the LOC121762749 gene encoding SNF1-related protein kinase regulatory subunit gamma-1-like, producing the protein MAVEEGKTPRSPEAKLGMQVEDLWDVMEPQLSPTEKLNACFESIPVSSFPTAPSSEFIEIKSDTTVAEAVKLLAGHRVLSAPVVDFMAPDDASWIDRYLGIVEFAGIVVWILHQSENVEGGTPFEAAMNSPDRDIGPAVAAAAASGMSSPRYKSLNPDSPTATCGKFFETLTASDLYKNTKVGDISGSFRWAPFLALQKNNSFLTMLLLLSKYRMKSVPVVDLGEAKIDNIITQSAVIHMLQECAGLPWFESWGSKKLSELGLPLMKASSMIKVHEDEPVLQAFKLMRQNGVGGVPVVGDDGNKPVGNISIRDIQFLLTAPGIYKEYRSITAKNFLTAVRSYMEEQQRTTPLLSRMVACHRNDTLKDIIAKLDEKKIHRIYVVEDEGGELEGVITLRDIISKLVHEPRGYFGDFFDGVLPLPPNSRV; encoded by the exons atggCGGTGGAAGAGGGTAAAACGCCGAGAAGCCCAGAAGCTAAGCTGGGGATGCAGGTGGAGGATTTGTGGGATGTGATGGAGCCTCAGCTGAGTCCCACTGAGAAGCTCAATGCTTGTTTTGAGAGCATCCCTGTCTCTTCTTTTCCTACTGCTCCTTCATCAGAAT TTATTGAGATAAAGTCAGACACAACTGTGGCAGAAGCAGTCAAGTTGCTTGCTGGGCACAGAGTTCTCAGTGCTCCGGTGGTGGACTTTATGGCGCCCGACGACGCCAGTTGGATCGACAGATACCTCGGCATTGTGGAATTTGCAGGCATTGTTGTATGGATTTTGCATCAG TCTGAAAATGTGGAAGGCGGCACTCCTTTCGAGGCGGCTATGAATAGCCCGGACCGTGACATTGGCCCTGCTGTTGCAGCAGCGGCCGCCTCTGGGATGTCTTCTCCGAGATATAAGAGTCTCAACCCGGACTCTCCCACAGCAACGTGTGGGAAATTCTTTGAGACACTTACTGCTTCTGATCTGTACAAAAACACAAAG GTTGGGGATATATCAGGGTCTTTCCGTTGGGCTCCGTTTCTCGCCTTGCAGAAAAACAACTCGTTCTTGACAATGCTCTTGCTGCTATCCAAGTACAGAATGAAAAGCGTCCCTGTGGTTGATCTGGGGGAAGCAAAGATCGACAACATAATCACTCAGAGCGCGGTGATTCACATGCTACAAGAGTGTGCCGGCCTCCCCTGGTTCGAAAGCTGGGGCTCCAAGAAGCTCTCTGAATTGGGGCTTCCATTGATGAAGGCCAGTAGCATGATAAAG GTACACGAGGACGAGCCTGTACTGCAGGCGTTTAAACTCATGAGACAGAACGGAGTAGGAGGCGTACCTGTGGTTGGCGACGATGGAAACAAGCCCGTTGGTAATATAAGCATTAGAGacatacagttcctccttacTGCACCAGGAATCTACAAGGAATACAG ATCGATTACTGCCAAGAACTTCCTGACAGCCGTGAGAAGCTACATGGAGGAGCAACAGAGGACGACGCCTCTGCTGAGTCGGATGGTTGCATGCCACAGAAACGACACGCTGAAGGATATCATCGCAAAGCTGGATGAAAAGAAGATCCATCGCATCTATGTGGTGGAGGACGAAGGTGGGGAGCTCGAAGGAGTCATCACTCTACGAGACATCATCTCCAAGCTGGTGCACGAGCCTCGTGGCTACTTTGGCGACTTCTTCGATGGCGTCTTGCCACTGCCTCCCAATAGCAGGGTCTAA
- the LOC121762061 gene encoding exocyst complex component EXO70B1-like, with protein sequence MAAAIGGEDKVLATAQRIVQSLGNTSDTDDMLLIFSAFDNRLSTLSSFVENPSAAAGEESSATPSRFDDAERIILSHADSSSFPDNYLDAVDEIIQLTEELNLGSSDASEEVMERAENALQLAMTRLEDEFRHVLIRNTVPLDTDRVHRSTLSSSAAAIAIAATEFFNGDASESLEDVSSGRYSNHSHGRGVSFGGDDMSLELIHPDALTELEVIADRMIRSGYEKECCQVYCSVRRDALEDCMSILGVEKLSIEEVQKIDWKSLDDKMKKWILAVKIVVRGLLSSEKHLCEQIFDGSDLIKEVCFLETAKGCVMQLLNFGEAVAIGRRSVEKLFRFLDMYEALAQVLPNLQALFMDEDAGDMVCKEAQGVLDGLGEAAIATFVEFENAVQGEASRKPIQNAEIHPLARYVMNYAKLLGDYRNTLNLLLKNLEAETGESDRGNSNNSELESMPPFARRLSALMMSLESNIEEKSKVYEDVAMQYIFLMNNKLYIVQKVKDSELRNLLGDNWIRKRRGLIRQHATQYLRASWTKVLSCLKDEGIGGGSSNASKVALKERFKNFNACFEEIYRVQTSWKVPDLQLREELRISISEKVIPAYRSFMGRFGSHLESGRHTGKYIKYNPEDLANYLLDLFEGTPLIIHHMRRKST encoded by the coding sequence ATGGCGGCGGCAATCGGAGGCGAGGACAAGGTACTGGCCACCGCGCAGCGGATCGTGCAGTCGCTCGGCAACACTTCCGACACCGACGATATGCTTCTGATCTTCTCCGCCTTCGACAACCGCCTCTCTACTCTCTCCTCCTTCGTCGAGAATCCTTCCGCCGCCGCCGGCGAAGAGTCCTCCGCCACCCCTTCCCGATTCGACGATGCTGAGCGGATCATTTTGAGCCACGCCGATTCGTCCTCGTTTCCCGACAACTACTTGGATGCGGTCGATGAGATCATACAGTTAACCGAGGAGTTGAACCTGGGCTCTTCCGACGCCAGCGAGGAGGTGATGGAACGTGCTGAGAACGCGCTGCAGCTCGCGATGACGCGGCTGGAGGACGAGTTCCGCCACGTGCTGATCCGGAACACCGTCCCCCTTGACACCGACCGCGTCCACCGCTCAACGCTGTCTTCATCCGCCGCTGCAATCGCGATTGCTGCGACGGAGTTTTTCAATGGTGATGCGAGTGAGAGCCTTGAAGATGTCAGCAGCGGGCGTTATAGCAATCATAGCCATGGTAGGGGTGTGAGCTTTGGAGGAGACGATATGTCCCTTGAATTGATTCACCCCGATGCTTTGACTGAACTGGAAGTGATTGCTGATAGGATGATCCGATCTGGGTATGAGAAGGAATGCTGTCAGGTCTATTGTAGTGTTCGGCGTGATGCTCTAGAGGATTGTATGTCTATTCTTGGAGTAGAGAAATTGAGCATCGAGGAGGTTCAGAAGATTGATTGGAAATCGTTGGATGATAAGATGAAGAAATGGATTCTGGCAGTGAAAATAGTTGTTCGAGGTCTTTTATCGAGTGAAAAGCATTTATGCGAGCAGATTTTTGATGGGTCTGATTTGATTAAGGAAGTTTGTTTTCTAGAGACTGCGAAAGGTTGTGTGATGCAGCTATTGAATTTTGGTGAGGCGGTTGCGATTGGAAGGAGGTCCGTGGAGAAATTGTTTAGGTTTCTTGATATGTATGAAGCATTGGCCCAGGTTCTACCCAATTTGCAGGCATTATTTATGGATGAAGATGCAGGTGATATGGTGTGCAAGGAGGCTCAGGGTGTGTTGGATGGACTAGGAGAAGCTGCTATTGCGACTTTTGTGGAGTTTGAGAATGCAGTTCAGGGGGAAGCTTCAAGGAAGCCCATCCAGAATGCTGAGATTCATCCTCTTGCTCGATATGTAATGAACTATGCAAAGTTGCTTGGGGATTATCGTAATACTCTGAACTTATTATTGAAGAATTTGGAGGCTGAGACGGGTGAGTCAGATAGGGGGAATTCTAATAATTCAGAGTTGGAAAGCATGCCCCCTTTTGCCCGCCGGTTGTCTGCCTTGATGATGTCTTTGGAATCGAATATTGAGGAGAAGTCAAAGGTGTATGAGGATGTTGCAATGCAATACATATTCTTGATGAACAACAAACTTTACATTGTGCAAAAGGTGAAGGACTCAGAGCTGAGaaatcttttgggtgataattgGATTAGGAAGCGGCGGGGATTGATCAGACAGCATGCCACACAGTACCTCAGAGCATCATGGACCAAGGTCTTATCTTGTTTGAAGGATGAAGGGATTGGTGGGGGCTCGAGTAATGCATCAAAGGTTGCTTTGAAGGAGAGGTTCAAGAATTTCAATGCTTGTTTTGAAGAAATCTATAGGGTTCAAACATCTTGGAAAGTCCCTGATCTTCAGCTTCGTGAAGAACTTAGGATATCCATTTCGGAAAAAGTGATTCCGGCTTATCGCTCATTCATGGGAAGGTTTGGGAGTCACCTGGAGAGTGGAAGGCATACGGGAAAATACATCAAATATAATCCAGAGGATTTAGcgaattatttattggatttatTTGAAGGAACGCCCCTTATCATCCACCATATGAGAAGAAAAAGTACATAA
- the LOC121760847 gene encoding 11-beta-hydroxysteroid dehydrogenase A-like gives MDLITGTLNIITAAAFLFFFPPYLAFKSLSYLCRSLFPENVAGKVVVIAGASSGIGEHIAYEYAKRGAFLVIGARRENALSEVAERAFMLGSPGVVPLRIDVSDDQECRRLIEEAINQFGRLDHLVVSAGVTPVSMFEDTFEVDNFSPAMDTNFWGVVYATYYGAPYLRMTKGKMVVITSSTSWLNAPRLSFYNASKAAVVSFLETVRVEVAPDIGITIVTPGLTESEVTKGKFLNKEGKMVVDQDMRDVVMSAVPVETVGRCAEAVVKSACRGDSYLTWPPWMGATFFVKALCPEAVDWFNHWYLLTDPGVPPTQAISKKVVDLPGIKDIMWPDSIRSPTIKMY, from the exons ATGGATTTGATCACCGGAACTCTCAACATCATCACCGCCGCCGcattcctcttcttctttccgCCCTACCTCGCTTTCAAATCCCTCAGCTACCTCTGCCGCTCCCTCTTCCCCGAAAACGTCGCCGGAAAGGTCGTCGTCATCGCTGGAGCTTCTTCCGGCATCGGAGAG CACATAGCCTATGAGTATGCCAAGAGGGGTGCGTTTCTGGTCATCGGCGCCAGGAGAGAGAATGCTCTGAGTGAAGTGGCCGAGAGAGCCTTCATGCTCGGGTCCCCTGGTGTCGTGCCTCTAAGGATCGATGTCTCCGATGATCAAGAGTGTCGGAGATTGATCGAGGAGGCAATCAACCAATTTGGCCGAT TGGATCATCTTGTGGTGAGTGCCGGTGTTACTCCGGTTAGCATGTTTGAAGATACGTTTGAGGTTGACAACTTCTCACCGGCAATG GATACAAACTTTTGGGGTGTGGTGTATGCGACTTACTATGGTGCTCCCTACTTGAGGATGACAAAGGGGAAGATGGTGGTGATCACTTCTTCCACGAGCTGGCTCAATGCGCCGAGGCTGAGCTTTTACAAT GCGAGTAAAGCTGCAGTGGTGAGTTTCTTAGAAACTGTGAGGGTAGAGGTTGCACCCGATATTGGGATCACAATCGTCACTCCAGGATTAACAGAATCCGAGGTCACAAAAGGCAAATTCCTTAACAAGGAAGGCAAAATGGTGGTAGACCAAGACATGAGGGAT GTAGTGATGAGTGCTGTTCCAGTAGAGACGGTGGGACGATGTGCGGAGGCAGTTGTCAAGAGCGCGTGCCGTGGAGACAGCTACTTGACATGGCCGCCCTGGATGGGAGCCACCTTCTTCGTCAAGGCGCTGTGCCCTGAGGCTGTCGACTGGTTCAACCATTGGTACCTGCTCACTGACCCTGGAGTTCCTCCCACACAAGCTATAAGCAAGAAAGTTGTAGACTTGCCCGGAATAAAGGACATCATGTGGCCAGATTCCATTCGATCCCCCACCATCAAGATGTACTGA
- the LOC121762687 gene encoding recQ-mediated genome instability protein 1-like isoform X3, whose product MNRRRLLVVSSDDEDDDDNPCPPLPTPPPPQQHWLDEDDLIAEDIESDFQTVTLNSANPTPGSNNSFTAPPTATHTQGNHRFEPIPLDISDEDREDVSTGDNAFPEATNGNHGHFQVSESPAVDGVLKRLGLSVRGEWLDSCLQGLQASTPGFQRMDDSSKAKLCFKQLFWSDMNFCGAGVLPPNVHTLHLVDLKGPFVLQVDEAVNISNPVRGRYQNAAPGIKRCLKLSMTDGIQRVFGMEYRPIKDLQVLGPAGLKVVVCNVHVRHGLLMLVPEVIEVLGGAVDELEAARQRLVEEINKPPRGRRNRPGEVVPLTTRATLAAWPPSNDAVPGHVDNNRPTNVIPQQTSRQGYAASVPANDMHRQDFATPINRNDAVANNTSHAPWPPEQDEIQGHTDPPITTHSRQGPGRRGQDIEVPVYRSNPQPSTVPALQRAQSVATAQHINEPSSEVLTPLGGTRQGTPASYMPEEDVHAPVGMDDDEANTSSIHMDVDDISTVDNLEPHFILSGDKEPPFIYLASLSAKYAAIDDETSVVRGKIKCIITGVKGFQFKGRSTFELRVYIDDGSLISEILIDHNVVRNAIGYSTQEVSKAYEFPEIKRIKEAAKEFQKFLANFEGTLLVEMRRESTVPVAVEMDQGCPTSDARLLLERVKSLTSTPIPLNTKSLSP is encoded by the exons atgaataGAAGGCGCCTCCTTGTAGTCTCCTCCGACGACGAAGACGACGATGATAACCCCTGCCCTCCGCTGCCTACTCCTCCTCCGCCTCAACAGCACTGGTTAGACGAAGACGACCTCATCGCCGAAGACATCGAGTCCGATTTCCAAACAGTTACACTGAACTCCGCAAATCCTACTCCCGGCAGCAACAATTCCTTCACCGCACCCCCCACCGCCACTCACACACAAGGAAACCACCGATTCGAGCCGATTCCACTTGATATCTCCGACGAAGACCGGGAAGATGTTTCTACCGGTGACAATGCCTTCCCTGAAGCCACGAACGGTAATCACGGTCATTTTCAAGTGTCGGAGTCGCCGGCGGTGGATGGGGTTTTGAAGAGGCTAGGGCTCAGTGTTAGGGGAGAGTGGCTGGATTCGTGTTTACAAGGTTTGCAGGCATCCACGCCGGGGTTTCAGAGAATGGACGATTCATCGAAGGCTAAGCTTTGCTTTAAGCAGTTGTTCTGGTCGGACATGAATTTCTGCGGCGCGGGGGTGCTTCCGCCGAATGTGCACACATTGCATTTGGTTGATCTCAAGGGGCCTTTTGTTCTTCAG GTGGATGAGGCAGTAAACATAAGCAACCCTGTTCGCGGGAGGTACCAAAACGCTGCTCCGGGAATCAAGAGATGCCTTAAACTGTCTATGACAGACGGAATCCAACGTGTGTTTGGCATGGAATATCGACCCATCAAAGATCTTCAAGTTTTGGGGCCGGCAGGACTGAAG GTAGTTGTTTGTAATGTACATGTTAGGCATGGGCTCTTGATGCTAGTCCCTGAAGTTATTGAGGTGTTGGGAGGAGCCGTAGATGAGTTGGAAGCTGCACGACAGAGGCTTGTTGAAGAAATAAATAAGCCACCTCGGGGAAGAAG AAATAGGCCAGGGGAGGTTGTTCCTCTGACAACTAGGGCAACACTTGCTGCATGGCCACCTAGTAATGATGCAGTTCCAGGGCATGTAGATAATAACCGCCCAACGAATGTAATTCCCCAGCAAACAAGCAGGCAAG GTTATGCAGCTAGTGTACCTGCCAATGATATGCACAGACAAGACTTTGCTACTCCAATTAATAGAAATGATGCTGTGGCCAACAACACTTCACATGCACCCTGGCCACCTGAACAAGATGAAATTCAAGGGCATACTGATCCTCCTATAACTACTCATTCACGACAAG GCCCTGGCAGACGCGGACAAGACATTGAAGTTCCTGTGTATCGAAGTAATCCTCAGCCTAGTACCGTGCCTGCACTGCAGCGTGCACAATCTGTTGCCACTGCTCAGCATATTAATGAACCCTCATCAGAAGTTTTGACACCTTTAGGAGGGACTAGGCAAG GCACCCCTGCCAGTTATATGCCTGAGGAGGATGTTCATGCACCTGTCGGCATGGATGATGACGAGGCTAACACATCTTCCATACACATGGATGTTGATGATATATCTACTGTGGATAATCTGGAACCGCATTTTATACTTTCTGGAGATAAAGAACCCCCTTTCATATATTTGGCTAGTTTATCAGCAAAGTATGCAGCTATTGATGATGAAACATCTGTTGTTCGAGGAAAAATAAAG TGTATAATAACTGGTGTCAAGGGATTTCAATTCAAAGGAAGGTCTACCTTTGAACTTCGTGTTTATATCGACGATGGCAGTCTTATCTCTGAGATCCTCATCGACCACAAC GTTGTACGGAATGCAATTGGTTATTCTACTCAAGAGGTTTCAAAGGCCTATGAGTTTCCAGAAATCAAACGGATCAAGGAGGCAGCaaaagaatttcaaaaatttctagCTAATTTTGAG GGGACATTGCTTGTAGAGATGCGCAGAGAGTCTACCGTCCCAGTTGCCGTGGAGATGGACCAGGGCTGTCCTACCTCTGATGCTCGGTTGCTTCTTGAGAGGGTCAAGTCGCTGACTTCTACCCCTATCCCCCTAAACACTAAATCCTTATCCCCATAA
- the LOC121762687 gene encoding recQ-mediated genome instability protein 1-like isoform X2 gives MNRRRLLVVSSDDEDDDDNPCPPLPTPPPPQQHWLDEDDLIAEDIESDFQTVTLNSANPTPGSNNSFTAPPTATHTQGNHRFEPIPLDISDEDREDVSTGDNAFPEATNGNHGHFQVSESPAVDGVLKRLGLSVRGEWLDSCLQGLQASTPGFQRMDDSSKAKLCFKQLFWSDMNFCGAGVLPPNVHTLHLVDLKGPFVLQVDEAVNISNPVRGRYQNAAPGIKRCLKLSMTDGIQRVFGMEYRPIKDLQVLGPAGLKVVVCNVHVRHGLLMLVPEVIEVLGGAVDELEAARQRLVEEINKPPRGRRNRPGEVVPLTTRATLAAWPPSNDAVPGHVDNNRPTNVIPQQTSRQASVPANDMHRQDFATPINRNDAVANNTSHAPWPPEQDEIQGHTDPPITTHSRQGSSIIYNKEKYLFPVAISQCLEDFPIFFHDTIGPGRRGQDIEVPVYRSNPQPSTVPALQRAQSVATAQHINEPSSEVLTPLGGTRQGTPASYMPEEDVHAPVGMDDDEANTSSIHMDVDDISTVDNLEPHFILSGDKEPPFIYLASLSAKYAAIDDETSVVRGKIKCIITGVKGFQFKGRSTFELRVYIDDGSLISEILIDHNVVRNAIGYSTQEVSKAYEFPEIKRIKEAAKEFQKFLANFEGTLLVEMRRESTVPVAVEMDQGCPTSDARLLLERVKSLTSTPIPLNTKSLSP, from the exons atgaataGAAGGCGCCTCCTTGTAGTCTCCTCCGACGACGAAGACGACGATGATAACCCCTGCCCTCCGCTGCCTACTCCTCCTCCGCCTCAACAGCACTGGTTAGACGAAGACGACCTCATCGCCGAAGACATCGAGTCCGATTTCCAAACAGTTACACTGAACTCCGCAAATCCTACTCCCGGCAGCAACAATTCCTTCACCGCACCCCCCACCGCCACTCACACACAAGGAAACCACCGATTCGAGCCGATTCCACTTGATATCTCCGACGAAGACCGGGAAGATGTTTCTACCGGTGACAATGCCTTCCCTGAAGCCACGAACGGTAATCACGGTCATTTTCAAGTGTCGGAGTCGCCGGCGGTGGATGGGGTTTTGAAGAGGCTAGGGCTCAGTGTTAGGGGAGAGTGGCTGGATTCGTGTTTACAAGGTTTGCAGGCATCCACGCCGGGGTTTCAGAGAATGGACGATTCATCGAAGGCTAAGCTTTGCTTTAAGCAGTTGTTCTGGTCGGACATGAATTTCTGCGGCGCGGGGGTGCTTCCGCCGAATGTGCACACATTGCATTTGGTTGATCTCAAGGGGCCTTTTGTTCTTCAG GTGGATGAGGCAGTAAACATAAGCAACCCTGTTCGCGGGAGGTACCAAAACGCTGCTCCGGGAATCAAGAGATGCCTTAAACTGTCTATGACAGACGGAATCCAACGTGTGTTTGGCATGGAATATCGACCCATCAAAGATCTTCAAGTTTTGGGGCCGGCAGGACTGAAG GTAGTTGTTTGTAATGTACATGTTAGGCATGGGCTCTTGATGCTAGTCCCTGAAGTTATTGAGGTGTTGGGAGGAGCCGTAGATGAGTTGGAAGCTGCACGACAGAGGCTTGTTGAAGAAATAAATAAGCCACCTCGGGGAAGAAG AAATAGGCCAGGGGAGGTTGTTCCTCTGACAACTAGGGCAACACTTGCTGCATGGCCACCTAGTAATGATGCAGTTCCAGGGCATGTAGATAATAACCGCCCAACGAATGTAATTCCCCAGCAAACAAGCAGGCAAG CTAGTGTACCTGCCAATGATATGCACAGACAAGACTTTGCTACTCCAATTAATAGAAATGATGCTGTGGCCAACAACACTTCACATGCACCCTGGCCACCTGAACAAGATGAAATTCAAGGGCATACTGATCCTCCTATAACTACTCATTCACGACAAGGTTCATCTATAATCTATAATAAGGAAAAATATCTTTTTCCTGTAGCTATCTCCCAATGCTTGGAagattttcctatttttttccatgataccaTAGGCCCTGGCAGACGCGGACAAGACATTGAAGTTCCTGTGTATCGAAGTAATCCTCAGCCTAGTACCGTGCCTGCACTGCAGCGTGCACAATCTGTTGCCACTGCTCAGCATATTAATGAACCCTCATCAGAAGTTTTGACACCTTTAGGAGGGACTAGGCAAG GCACCCCTGCCAGTTATATGCCTGAGGAGGATGTTCATGCACCTGTCGGCATGGATGATGACGAGGCTAACACATCTTCCATACACATGGATGTTGATGATATATCTACTGTGGATAATCTGGAACCGCATTTTATACTTTCTGGAGATAAAGAACCCCCTTTCATATATTTGGCTAGTTTATCAGCAAAGTATGCAGCTATTGATGATGAAACATCTGTTGTTCGAGGAAAAATAAAG TGTATAATAACTGGTGTCAAGGGATTTCAATTCAAAGGAAGGTCTACCTTTGAACTTCGTGTTTATATCGACGATGGCAGTCTTATCTCTGAGATCCTCATCGACCACAAC GTTGTACGGAATGCAATTGGTTATTCTACTCAAGAGGTTTCAAAGGCCTATGAGTTTCCAGAAATCAAACGGATCAAGGAGGCAGCaaaagaatttcaaaaatttctagCTAATTTTGAG GGGACATTGCTTGTAGAGATGCGCAGAGAGTCTACCGTCCCAGTTGCCGTGGAGATGGACCAGGGCTGTCCTACCTCTGATGCTCGGTTGCTTCTTGAGAGGGTCAAGTCGCTGACTTCTACCCCTATCCCCCTAAACACTAAATCCTTATCCCCATAA
- the LOC121762687 gene encoding recQ-mediated genome instability protein 1-like isoform X1, whose protein sequence is MNRRRLLVVSSDDEDDDDNPCPPLPTPPPPQQHWLDEDDLIAEDIESDFQTVTLNSANPTPGSNNSFTAPPTATHTQGNHRFEPIPLDISDEDREDVSTGDNAFPEATNGNHGHFQVSESPAVDGVLKRLGLSVRGEWLDSCLQGLQASTPGFQRMDDSSKAKLCFKQLFWSDMNFCGAGVLPPNVHTLHLVDLKGPFVLQVDEAVNISNPVRGRYQNAAPGIKRCLKLSMTDGIQRVFGMEYRPIKDLQVLGPAGLKVVVCNVHVRHGLLMLVPEVIEVLGGAVDELEAARQRLVEEINKPPRGRRNRPGEVVPLTTRATLAAWPPSNDAVPGHVDNNRPTNVIPQQTSRQGYAASVPANDMHRQDFATPINRNDAVANNTSHAPWPPEQDEIQGHTDPPITTHSRQGSSIIYNKEKYLFPVAISQCLEDFPIFFHDTIGPGRRGQDIEVPVYRSNPQPSTVPALQRAQSVATAQHINEPSSEVLTPLGGTRQGTPASYMPEEDVHAPVGMDDDEANTSSIHMDVDDISTVDNLEPHFILSGDKEPPFIYLASLSAKYAAIDDETSVVRGKIKCIITGVKGFQFKGRSTFELRVYIDDGSLISEILIDHNVVRNAIGYSTQEVSKAYEFPEIKRIKEAAKEFQKFLANFEGTLLVEMRRESTVPVAVEMDQGCPTSDARLLLERVKSLTSTPIPLNTKSLSP, encoded by the exons atgaataGAAGGCGCCTCCTTGTAGTCTCCTCCGACGACGAAGACGACGATGATAACCCCTGCCCTCCGCTGCCTACTCCTCCTCCGCCTCAACAGCACTGGTTAGACGAAGACGACCTCATCGCCGAAGACATCGAGTCCGATTTCCAAACAGTTACACTGAACTCCGCAAATCCTACTCCCGGCAGCAACAATTCCTTCACCGCACCCCCCACCGCCACTCACACACAAGGAAACCACCGATTCGAGCCGATTCCACTTGATATCTCCGACGAAGACCGGGAAGATGTTTCTACCGGTGACAATGCCTTCCCTGAAGCCACGAACGGTAATCACGGTCATTTTCAAGTGTCGGAGTCGCCGGCGGTGGATGGGGTTTTGAAGAGGCTAGGGCTCAGTGTTAGGGGAGAGTGGCTGGATTCGTGTTTACAAGGTTTGCAGGCATCCACGCCGGGGTTTCAGAGAATGGACGATTCATCGAAGGCTAAGCTTTGCTTTAAGCAGTTGTTCTGGTCGGACATGAATTTCTGCGGCGCGGGGGTGCTTCCGCCGAATGTGCACACATTGCATTTGGTTGATCTCAAGGGGCCTTTTGTTCTTCAG GTGGATGAGGCAGTAAACATAAGCAACCCTGTTCGCGGGAGGTACCAAAACGCTGCTCCGGGAATCAAGAGATGCCTTAAACTGTCTATGACAGACGGAATCCAACGTGTGTTTGGCATGGAATATCGACCCATCAAAGATCTTCAAGTTTTGGGGCCGGCAGGACTGAAG GTAGTTGTTTGTAATGTACATGTTAGGCATGGGCTCTTGATGCTAGTCCCTGAAGTTATTGAGGTGTTGGGAGGAGCCGTAGATGAGTTGGAAGCTGCACGACAGAGGCTTGTTGAAGAAATAAATAAGCCACCTCGGGGAAGAAG AAATAGGCCAGGGGAGGTTGTTCCTCTGACAACTAGGGCAACACTTGCTGCATGGCCACCTAGTAATGATGCAGTTCCAGGGCATGTAGATAATAACCGCCCAACGAATGTAATTCCCCAGCAAACAAGCAGGCAAG GTTATGCAGCTAGTGTACCTGCCAATGATATGCACAGACAAGACTTTGCTACTCCAATTAATAGAAATGATGCTGTGGCCAACAACACTTCACATGCACCCTGGCCACCTGAACAAGATGAAATTCAAGGGCATACTGATCCTCCTATAACTACTCATTCACGACAAGGTTCATCTATAATCTATAATAAGGAAAAATATCTTTTTCCTGTAGCTATCTCCCAATGCTTGGAagattttcctatttttttccatgataccaTAGGCCCTGGCAGACGCGGACAAGACATTGAAGTTCCTGTGTATCGAAGTAATCCTCAGCCTAGTACCGTGCCTGCACTGCAGCGTGCACAATCTGTTGCCACTGCTCAGCATATTAATGAACCCTCATCAGAAGTTTTGACACCTTTAGGAGGGACTAGGCAAG GCACCCCTGCCAGTTATATGCCTGAGGAGGATGTTCATGCACCTGTCGGCATGGATGATGACGAGGCTAACACATCTTCCATACACATGGATGTTGATGATATATCTACTGTGGATAATCTGGAACCGCATTTTATACTTTCTGGAGATAAAGAACCCCCTTTCATATATTTGGCTAGTTTATCAGCAAAGTATGCAGCTATTGATGATGAAACATCTGTTGTTCGAGGAAAAATAAAG TGTATAATAACTGGTGTCAAGGGATTTCAATTCAAAGGAAGGTCTACCTTTGAACTTCGTGTTTATATCGACGATGGCAGTCTTATCTCTGAGATCCTCATCGACCACAAC GTTGTACGGAATGCAATTGGTTATTCTACTCAAGAGGTTTCAAAGGCCTATGAGTTTCCAGAAATCAAACGGATCAAGGAGGCAGCaaaagaatttcaaaaatttctagCTAATTTTGAG GGGACATTGCTTGTAGAGATGCGCAGAGAGTCTACCGTCCCAGTTGCCGTGGAGATGGACCAGGGCTGTCCTACCTCTGATGCTCGGTTGCTTCTTGAGAGGGTCAAGTCGCTGACTTCTACCCCTATCCCCCTAAACACTAAATCCTTATCCCCATAA